Proteins from a genomic interval of Kitasatospora herbaricolor:
- a CDS encoding endonuclease V: MPIPADWPTTEAEALAEQQRLRTLVDPHGPGPADGDLVAGVDVAYDDERDLVVAAAVLLDHSTLEVVEEATAVGRIAFPYIPGLLAFRELPAVLDALAALTRTPDLVVCDGYGLAHPRRLGLASHLGVLTGLRTYGVAKTPFTFTSSAPGPERGSWAPLMDVPAGEGQGAEVVGRAVRTRNGVKPVFVSVGHRIGLDEATASTLHLARDYRQPETTRRADSLCRRALTDLQRASA, from the coding sequence GTGCCCATTCCCGCCGACTGGCCGACCACCGAGGCCGAGGCCCTCGCCGAACAGCAGCGCCTGCGAACCCTGGTGGACCCGCACGGCCCGGGCCCGGCCGACGGCGACCTCGTGGCCGGCGTCGACGTCGCCTACGACGACGAACGCGACCTCGTGGTCGCCGCCGCCGTCCTCCTCGACCACAGCACCCTGGAGGTCGTCGAGGAGGCGACCGCGGTCGGCCGGATCGCCTTCCCCTACATCCCCGGCCTGCTCGCCTTCCGCGAACTCCCCGCCGTGCTCGACGCCCTGGCCGCCCTCACCCGCACGCCCGACCTGGTGGTCTGCGACGGCTACGGCCTCGCCCATCCCCGCCGCCTCGGCCTCGCCAGCCACCTCGGTGTCCTCACCGGCCTGCGCACCTACGGCGTGGCCAAGACCCCCTTCACCTTCACCAGCAGCGCCCCGGGGCCCGAACGCGGCTCCTGGGCCCCGCTCATGGACGTCCCGGCCGGCGAGGGCCAGGGTGCGGAGGTCGTCGGCCGCGCGGTCCGCACCCGCAACGGCGTCAAGCCCGTGTTCGTCTCGGTCGGCCACCGCATCGGCCTGGACGAGGCCACCGCGAGCACCCTCCACCTCGCCCGCGACTACCGCCAGCCCGAGACCACCCGCCGCGCCGACTCGCTCTGCCGCCGCGCCCTGACGGACCTGCAGCGCGCCTCCGCCTGA
- a CDS encoding GNAT family N-acetyltransferase, which translates to MLIREADAADWPQIWPFLHTIVAAGDTFTWDRDITEADARAMWMKEAPGRTFVAVDEDGTVLGTAETHRNQMGGGSHVANAGFMVDPRHTGRGVARALCAHVLEQARADGYRSMQFNAVVETNHRAVALWQSLGFEVLTTVPEAFRHPDKGYVGLLVMYRKL; encoded by the coding sequence ATGCTCATTCGCGAAGCCGACGCCGCCGACTGGCCGCAGATCTGGCCCTTCCTACACACGATCGTCGCCGCCGGTGACACCTTCACCTGGGACCGCGACATCACCGAGGCGGACGCCCGCGCGATGTGGATGAAGGAGGCCCCCGGCCGGACCTTCGTCGCGGTGGACGAGGACGGCACCGTCCTCGGCACCGCCGAGACCCACCGCAACCAGATGGGCGGCGGCTCGCACGTCGCCAACGCCGGCTTCATGGTCGACCCCCGCCACACGGGCCGGGGAGTCGCCCGGGCCCTGTGCGCCCACGTCCTGGAGCAGGCTCGCGCCGACGGGTATCGCTCGATGCAGTTCAACGCCGTCGTCGAGACCAACCACCGCGCGGTGGCACTCTGGCAGTCCCTCGGCTTCGAGGTGCTGACCACCGTCCCCGAAGCCTTCCGGCACCCCGACAAGGGGTACGTCGGGCTCCTCGTGATGTACCGGAAGCTCTGA
- a CDS encoding RDD family protein, whose amino-acid sequence MSTYDPSGPEPEEGGKPSFDKNPPPAGGTPSGAPSDPYGTPTPPPSDPYGTPPPAGSPYDRPGPYGGTYGGGPSDQPPPGQGYGTGYGPGAQGAPGAGPVPGMPPLGSWPNRILARVIDYLLVQIVAILLVLPFASLGNRSGSTGAFWLACVLWFLYEGLMLSRDGQTLGKKAMKVRVAMLVDGNIPTKPAAWTRSAVFIVPAVVCCAMLWWVIDGLFGVFDKPYRQCIHDKSAKTVVVSTA is encoded by the coding sequence ATGAGCACCTACGACCCCTCAGGGCCCGAGCCGGAGGAGGGCGGTAAGCCCTCGTTCGACAAGAACCCCCCGCCAGCGGGCGGCACGCCGTCAGGTGCGCCGTCCGACCCGTACGGCACGCCGACGCCCCCGCCCAGCGACCCGTACGGGACCCCGCCCCCCGCCGGGAGCCCGTACGACCGGCCCGGCCCCTACGGCGGTACCTACGGAGGCGGCCCCTCCGACCAGCCGCCGCCGGGCCAGGGCTACGGCACCGGCTACGGCCCCGGCGCCCAGGGCGCGCCCGGCGCCGGCCCGGTGCCCGGCATGCCGCCGCTGGGCAGCTGGCCGAACCGGATCCTGGCCCGCGTCATCGACTACCTGCTGGTGCAGATCGTCGCGATCCTGCTGGTGCTGCCCTTCGCCAGCCTCGGCAACCGCAGCGGCTCGACCGGAGCCTTCTGGCTGGCCTGCGTCCTCTGGTTCCTCTACGAGGGCCTCATGCTCAGCCGGGACGGCCAGACCCTCGGCAAGAAGGCCATGAAGGTCCGCGTCGCCATGCTGGTCGACGGCAACATCCCCACCAAGCCGGCCGCCTGGACCCGCTCGGCCGTCTTCATCGTCCCCGCCGTGGTCTGCTGCGCGATGCTCTGGTGGGTGATCGACGGACTGTTCGGCGTCTTCGACAAGCCCTACCGCCAGTGCATCCACGACAAGTCGGCGAAGACCGTGGTGGTCTCCACCGCCTGA
- a CDS encoding WXG100 family type VII secretion target has protein sequence MSFTDFNSYSHGSLRGMVQAMNSGEVMSASDPWRRAAETLKAIHTSLQSTSGEAALDWEGSSSDAFYSKMTKLANNINNTASYAQDAAETLKHMAQAIDQAKKTMPEEPGLWDQFTDGFGDTVSATFGGDDEDTKTTVTDEKKAQAVAVMQTLAMKYRAATPVLKSPRDRFDESGEILAPGDPTGAAIVGLITGAGLGTVGSGSSGTGGSGSRSSQSRPGGSSVASTPKAPKANAAPAPVDPAIRGGSAQPLPKPPTPANVGPGTGIDGAVLAPSPAGSGAGSSNLGGTGGGATGTGHAGSGGLGGGVPQGGLGGLGTGNKSQGGGTGSLSGGQNKAGAAGKEFGRGGTGSGAARGGSAFGAGGMNEGGFGGGRAGAAGGRGGASAARRAGGVAGEANGMGAGPGRKAFTEGGSGLGARARLQAGHASGPQGGKGAQGQGMPLSDAQRRKKDRDKGGKRPDYLVEDEETWVSGQHSNPNVVE, from the coding sequence ATGAGTTTCACCGACTTCAACAGCTACAGCCACGGCTCGCTCCGAGGCATGGTGCAAGCCATGAACTCGGGCGAGGTGATGAGCGCCAGCGACCCCTGGCGGCGGGCCGCCGAGACCCTCAAGGCGATCCACACCTCCCTCCAGTCCACCTCCGGCGAGGCCGCCCTCGACTGGGAGGGGTCGTCCAGCGACGCCTTCTACTCGAAGATGACGAAGCTCGCCAACAACATCAACAACACCGCCTCCTACGCCCAGGACGCCGCCGAGACCCTCAAGCACATGGCCCAGGCCATCGACCAGGCCAAGAAGACCATGCCCGAGGAGCCTGGCCTCTGGGACCAGTTCACCGACGGCTTCGGCGACACGGTCTCGGCGACCTTCGGCGGTGACGACGAGGACACCAAGACCACCGTCACCGACGAGAAGAAGGCCCAGGCCGTCGCGGTGATGCAGACCCTCGCGATGAAGTACCGGGCGGCCACGCCGGTGCTGAAATCGCCTCGGGATCGATTCGACGAGTCGGGTGAGATTCTTGCTCCTGGGGATCCCACGGGGGCGGCAATCGTGGGATTGATCACCGGGGCCGGTCTGGGAACGGTGGGTTCCGGCAGTTCCGGGACTGGTGGGAGCGGCAGCCGGTCCTCGCAGTCCAGGCCCGGTGGCAGCAGTGTCGCCTCAACCCCCAAGGCACCCAAGGCAAACGCCGCCCCTGCACCTGTGGACCCGGCCATCAGGGGTGGCTCCGCGCAGCCCCTTCCCAAGCCGCCGACACCGGCCAACGTCGGTCCTGGCACCGGAATCGACGGTGCCGTCCTGGCGCCGTCCCCCGCCGGGTCGGGCGCCGGTTCGTCGAATCTCGGGGGCACCGGAGGAGGCGCGACCGGAACCGGCCACGCCGGTTCGGGCGGCCTCGGTGGTGGCGTGCCCCAGGGAGGCCTCGGCGGACTCGGAACCGGTAACAAGTCGCAGGGCGGCGGGACGGGAAGCCTCTCCGGCGGCCAGAACAAAGCCGGTGCTGCCGGCAAGGAATTCGGCCGTGGTGGTACCGGATCTGGGGCCGCCCGCGGGGGCAGCGCCTTCGGTGCCGGCGGAATGAACGAGGGCGGGTTCGGCGGCGGCCGTGCTGGTGCTGCTGGCGGTCGCGGTGGCGCAAGCGCCGCGCGCCGTGCTGGTGGCGTCGCTGGTGAGGCCAACGGGATGGGGGCCGGTCCCGGTCGCAAGGCCTTCACTGAGGGCGGGTCCGGCCTGGGGGCACGTGCCCGTCTGCAGGCGGGGCACGCCTCGGGCCCGCAGGGTGGCAAGGGTGCCCAGGGTCAGGGCATGCCGCTCAGCGACGCGCAGCGCCGCAAGAAGGACCGGGACAAGGGTGGCAAGCGCCCGGACTACCTCGTCGAGGATGAGGAGACTTGGGTGTCGGGCCAGCACAGCAATCCGAACGTGGTGGAATGA
- the mycP gene encoding type VII secretion-associated serine protease mycosin has product MAAGPASADNIRAGQWALAKYEAESKVWPISQGDGVTVAVIDTGVSADHQDLTGQVVPGVDYSSGQGDGRTDTEGHGTGLASLIAGHGHGDQAGVMGLAPKARILPVRIKLSGDGDFVPSEDHFAEALRYAVDHGANVVNMSFGGGVRTNARAREALSYALSKDVVLVASTGNLGNHATPVAYPAAFPGVIAVGAVDQNGQMWEKSSYGPETTVVAPGVEIYSADSKSTSAYRTANGTSDSTAYVSAIAALVRSKYPNLSAGQVINRIIKSAVAPPDGSAVPNDHYGYGIASPSKALAANPEVDNGPKENPLLSRPESQGSPGSPDPVPTGDAQTPKAEDGSGAPVYVYVLAGALGLLVVVGVAFLIVRSRKNGGSGPPPPPAPVPYGQGPPYGEAPQAPYGGAPQQPYGYPQGPPAPPSGPPVPPSGQPYR; this is encoded by the coding sequence ATGGCAGCGGGGCCCGCTAGCGCTGACAACATCCGCGCCGGACAATGGGCCCTGGCCAAATATGAGGCGGAGAGCAAGGTCTGGCCCATCAGCCAGGGGGACGGCGTCACCGTCGCCGTGATTGACACCGGCGTTTCAGCTGACCATCAGGATTTGACCGGCCAGGTCGTTCCAGGTGTGGACTATTCGAGCGGGCAGGGCGATGGCCGGACCGACACGGAGGGACACGGTACCGGGCTGGCTAGCCTGATTGCTGGCCATGGCCACGGTGATCAGGCTGGTGTGATGGGGCTCGCGCCCAAGGCCAGGATTCTGCCGGTGCGCATCAAGCTCTCAGGTGATGGTGACTTCGTTCCCAGTGAGGACCACTTCGCGGAGGCTCTTCGCTATGCCGTTGATCACGGGGCAAACGTGGTCAACATGTCCTTCGGTGGTGGCGTGCGAACAAATGCACGGGCCCGCGAGGCTCTCAGCTATGCGCTTTCCAAGGATGTCGTACTGGTGGCAAGTACGGGGAATCTAGGAAATCACGCCACTCCCGTTGCCTATCCGGCTGCCTTTCCCGGTGTGATCGCCGTCGGCGCCGTCGACCAGAATGGTCAGATGTGGGAGAAGTCGAGCTATGGTCCCGAGACCACAGTCGTAGCTCCCGGCGTTGAGATCTATTCGGCGGACAGCAAGTCCACCTCCGCCTACCGCACCGCGAACGGCACTTCCGACTCCACCGCCTACGTCTCCGCCATCGCCGCCCTGGTCCGTTCCAAGTACCCGAACCTCTCGGCCGGGCAGGTGATCAACCGGATCATCAAGAGTGCGGTGGCTCCGCCGGACGGCTCGGCGGTGCCCAACGACCACTACGGGTACGGGATCGCTTCGCCGTCGAAGGCCTTGGCCGCCAATCCTGAGGTGGACAACGGGCCGAAGGAGAACCCGCTGCTGTCCCGTCCGGAGTCGCAAGGGTCTCCGGGCTCGCCCGATCCTGTTCCGACGGGTGATGCCCAGACCCCGAAGGCCGAGGACGGGTCCGGCGCACCGGTCTACGTCTATGTCCTGGCCGGCGCCCTCGGGCTGCTCGTCGTGGTGGGTGTCGCCTTCCTGATCGTGCGCAGCCGGAAGAACGGTGGCAGCGGGCCGCCCCCGCCGCCGGCCCCGGTGCCCTACGGGCAGGGCCCGCCGTACGGGGAGGCCCCGCAGGCGCCCTACGGGGGTGCGCCGCAGCAGCCGTACGGGTACCCGCAGGGGCCGCCGGCTCCGCCGTCCGGGCCGCCCGTTCCGCCGTCGGGGCAGCCGTACCGCTGA
- a CDS encoding HIT family protein, giving the protein MDCYSCEREAGFAGLPPRERIAVDEHWRVAHAVGSALPGWLVLLPRRHVTTIGELTDAEAAALGSWQVRLSRALGAVTGCAKTYVAQFAEAEGFAHVHFHIVPRADDHPVELRGPRVFGLLGAEQPVPEDRMDELALRIGALL; this is encoded by the coding sequence ATGGACTGTTACAGCTGTGAGCGGGAGGCCGGGTTCGCCGGCCTCCCGCCGCGTGAGCGGATCGCGGTGGACGAGCACTGGCGGGTGGCGCACGCCGTGGGGAGTGCGCTGCCGGGCTGGCTGGTGCTGCTGCCGCGCCGTCATGTCACCACGATCGGGGAGCTGACCGACGCGGAGGCGGCCGCGCTGGGGAGCTGGCAGGTCCGGCTGTCGCGTGCGCTGGGCGCCGTGACCGGGTGCGCGAAGACGTACGTCGCGCAGTTCGCGGAGGCGGAGGGCTTCGCCCACGTCCACTTCCACATCGTGCCGCGCGCCGATGACCACCCGGTGGAGCTGCGCGGCCCCAGGGTGTTCGGACTGCTCGGGGCGGAGCAGCCGGTCCCGGAAGATCGGATGGACGAACTGGCGCTCCGGATCGGTGCCTTGCTCTGA